In Passer domesticus isolate bPasDom1 chromosome 1, bPasDom1.hap1, whole genome shotgun sequence, one DNA window encodes the following:
- the CCDC102B gene encoding coiled-coil domain-containing protein 102B isoform X4: MMNQNINLDSIQKQMEEIEVFGNQTTQPDKLDRCWQPGDHLFHSNIPSQSFYPNSPHYAHMHTSFSSDWEIFEAVKIQELEEVKARAAQMEKTMRWWSDCTANWREKWSKVRGERNKAREEARQLRIKLDSVIKELSVLKKINQDLVSEKENLENGTAWKMECCCSEISCIKKEQSLLMFLEPEPPKDLTKIITIPGAEDTKKDVNKGQSNDNKKITTKPPNFFPNGLPSIYLEDPKISLGTTAKKTENDLIHVSVLNLHLAEMRKILQKEREMNVFLEKEMEKMENELFLWKWKYEELRQTKLESLKQMERMWCENASEWGKRERLDAEKQSLEEETRKLKMQARIWRLPAPASEGTARP, from the exons ATGATGaatcaaaatattaatttagaCTCCATTCAGAAGCAAATGGAAGAGATAGAGGTTTTTGGGAACCAAACAACACAACCTGATAAATTAGATAGATGTTGGCAACCAGGTGACCATCTGTTTCATTCAAATATTCCATCTCAAAGTTTCTACCCAAATTCACCTCATTATGCACATATGCATACAAGTTTCAGCAGTGATTGGGAAATTTTTGAAGCAGTAAAAATTCAGGAACTGGAGGAAGTCAAAGCCAGAGCTGCCCAAATGGAGAAGACCATGCGCTGGTGGTCAGATTGCACTGCTAACTGGAGGGAGAAATGGAGCAAAGTTagaggagaaagaaataaagcacGAGAGGAAGCAAGACAATTGAGAATCAAACTAGACAGTGTCATAAAAGAGCTAAGtgtacttaaaaaaataaatcaggatTTAGTAAGTGAGAAGGAAAACTTAGAAAATGGAACTGCTTGGAAAATGGAATGCTGTTGCTCAGAAATATCCTGtattaaaaaagaacaaagccTGTTAATGTTTCTGGAACCAGAACCTCCAAAAGACCTAACCAAAATCATCACAATTCCTGGGGCAGAAGACACAAAGAAG gaTGTAAACAAAGGCCAAAGCAATGACAATAAAAAAATCACCACAAAGCCTCCCAATTTCTTCCCCAATGGACTTCCCAGCATCTATTTGGAGGACCCTAAAATAAGTTTGGGCACTACAGCTAAGAAAACAGAGAATGATTTAATACATGTATCAGTCTTAAATTTGCACTTGGCTGAGATGAGGAAAATCTTACAGAAGGAAAGAGA aATGAATGTATTTCTggagaaagaaatggaaaagatgGAAAACGAATTATTTctttggaaatggaaatatgAAGAACTGAGACAAACCAAGCTGGAAAGCCTGAAACAG ATGGAAAGAATGTGGTGTGAGAATGCCTCtgaatggggaaagagagagcGACTAGACGCAGAAAAACAAAGTTTGGAAGAAGAGACCAGAAAACTCAAAATGCAG GCAAGGATATGGCGTCTGCCTGCCCCAGCCTCAGAGGGGACAGCAAGACCTTGA
- the CCDC102B gene encoding coiled-coil domain-containing protein 102B isoform X1 has product MMNQNINLDSIQKQMEEIEVFGNQTTQPDKLDRCWQPGDHLFHSNIPSQSFYPNSPHYAHMHTSFSSDWEIFEAVKIQELEEVKARAAQMEKTMRWWSDCTANWREKWSKVRGERNKAREEARQLRIKLDSVIKELSVLKKINQDLVSEKENLENGTAWKMECCCSEISCIKKEQSLLMFLEPEPPKDLTKIITIPGAEDTKKDVNKGQSNDNKKITTKPPNFFPNGLPSIYLEDPKISLGTTAKKTENDLIHVSVLNLHLAEMRKILQKEREMNVFLEKEMEKMENELFLWKWKYEELRQTKLESLKQMERMWCENASEWGKRERLDAEKQSLEEETRKLKMQSKEAEGSEHRIWNQTKFLVCCWRFYHDSE; this is encoded by the exons ATGATGaatcaaaatattaatttagaCTCCATTCAGAAGCAAATGGAAGAGATAGAGGTTTTTGGGAACCAAACAACACAACCTGATAAATTAGATAGATGTTGGCAACCAGGTGACCATCTGTTTCATTCAAATATTCCATCTCAAAGTTTCTACCCAAATTCACCTCATTATGCACATATGCATACAAGTTTCAGCAGTGATTGGGAAATTTTTGAAGCAGTAAAAATTCAGGAACTGGAGGAAGTCAAAGCCAGAGCTGCCCAAATGGAGAAGACCATGCGCTGGTGGTCAGATTGCACTGCTAACTGGAGGGAGAAATGGAGCAAAGTTagaggagaaagaaataaagcacGAGAGGAAGCAAGACAATTGAGAATCAAACTAGACAGTGTCATAAAAGAGCTAAGtgtacttaaaaaaataaatcaggatTTAGTAAGTGAGAAGGAAAACTTAGAAAATGGAACTGCTTGGAAAATGGAATGCTGTTGCTCAGAAATATCCTGtattaaaaaagaacaaagccTGTTAATGTTTCTGGAACCAGAACCTCCAAAAGACCTAACCAAAATCATCACAATTCCTGGGGCAGAAGACACAAAGAAG gaTGTAAACAAAGGCCAAAGCAATGACAATAAAAAAATCACCACAAAGCCTCCCAATTTCTTCCCCAATGGACTTCCCAGCATCTATTTGGAGGACCCTAAAATAAGTTTGGGCACTACAGCTAAGAAAACAGAGAATGATTTAATACATGTATCAGTCTTAAATTTGCACTTGGCTGAGATGAGGAAAATCTTACAGAAGGAAAGAGA aATGAATGTATTTCTggagaaagaaatggaaaagatgGAAAACGAATTATTTctttggaaatggaaatatgAAGAACTGAGACAAACCAAGCTGGAAAGCCTGAAACAG ATGGAAAGAATGTGGTGTGAGAATGCCTCtgaatggggaaagagagagcGACTAGACGCAGAAAAACAAAGTTTGGAAGAAGAGACCAGAAAACTCAAAATGCAG
- the CCDC102B gene encoding coiled-coil domain-containing protein 102B isoform X2: MMNQNINLDSIQKQMEEIEVFGNQTTQPDKLDRCWQPGDHLFHSNIPSQSFYPNSPHYAHMHTSFSSDWEIFEAVKIQELEEVKARAAQMEKTMRWWSDCTANWREKWSKVRGERNKAREEARQLRIKLDSVIKELSVLKKINQDLVSEKENLENGTAWKMECCCSEISCIKKEQSLLMFLEPEPPKDLTKIITIPGAEDTKKDVNKGQSNDNKKITTKPPNFFPNGLPSIYLEDPKISLGTTAKKTENDLIHVSVLNLHLAEMRKILQKEREMNVFLEKEMEKMENELFLWKWKYEELRQTKLESLKQMERMWCENASEWGKRERLDAEKQSLEEETRKLKMQSKEAEGSEHRIWNQTKFLVCCWRFYHDS; this comes from the exons ATGATGaatcaaaatattaatttagaCTCCATTCAGAAGCAAATGGAAGAGATAGAGGTTTTTGGGAACCAAACAACACAACCTGATAAATTAGATAGATGTTGGCAACCAGGTGACCATCTGTTTCATTCAAATATTCCATCTCAAAGTTTCTACCCAAATTCACCTCATTATGCACATATGCATACAAGTTTCAGCAGTGATTGGGAAATTTTTGAAGCAGTAAAAATTCAGGAACTGGAGGAAGTCAAAGCCAGAGCTGCCCAAATGGAGAAGACCATGCGCTGGTGGTCAGATTGCACTGCTAACTGGAGGGAGAAATGGAGCAAAGTTagaggagaaagaaataaagcacGAGAGGAAGCAAGACAATTGAGAATCAAACTAGACAGTGTCATAAAAGAGCTAAGtgtacttaaaaaaataaatcaggatTTAGTAAGTGAGAAGGAAAACTTAGAAAATGGAACTGCTTGGAAAATGGAATGCTGTTGCTCAGAAATATCCTGtattaaaaaagaacaaagccTGTTAATGTTTCTGGAACCAGAACCTCCAAAAGACCTAACCAAAATCATCACAATTCCTGGGGCAGAAGACACAAAGAAG gaTGTAAACAAAGGCCAAAGCAATGACAATAAAAAAATCACCACAAAGCCTCCCAATTTCTTCCCCAATGGACTTCCCAGCATCTATTTGGAGGACCCTAAAATAAGTTTGGGCACTACAGCTAAGAAAACAGAGAATGATTTAATACATGTATCAGTCTTAAATTTGCACTTGGCTGAGATGAGGAAAATCTTACAGAAGGAAAGAGA aATGAATGTATTTCTggagaaagaaatggaaaagatgGAAAACGAATTATTTctttggaaatggaaatatgAAGAACTGAGACAAACCAAGCTGGAAAGCCTGAAACAG ATGGAAAGAATGTGGTGTGAGAATGCCTCtgaatggggaaagagagagcGACTAGACGCAGAAAAACAAAGTTTGGAAGAAGAGACCAGAAAACTCAAAATGCAG
- the CCDC102B gene encoding coiled-coil domain-containing protein 102B isoform X6, translated as MMNQNINLDSIQKQMEEIEVFGNQTTQPDKLDRCWQPGDHLFHSNIPSQSFYPNSPHYAHMHTSFSSDWEIFEAVKIQELEEVKARAAQMEKTMRWWSDCTANWREKWSKVRGERNKAREEARQLRIKLDSVIKELSVLKKINQDLVSEKENLENGTAWKMECCCSEISCIKKEQSLLMFLEPEPPKDLTKIITIPGAEDTKKDVNKGQSNDNKKITTKPPNFFPNGLPSIYLEDPKISLGTTAKKTENDLIHVSVLNLHLAEMRKILQKEREMNVFLEKEMEKMENELFLWKWKYEELRQTKLESLKQMERMWCENASEWGKRERLDAEKQSLEEETRKLKMQLFKNSISE; from the exons ATGATGaatcaaaatattaatttagaCTCCATTCAGAAGCAAATGGAAGAGATAGAGGTTTTTGGGAACCAAACAACACAACCTGATAAATTAGATAGATGTTGGCAACCAGGTGACCATCTGTTTCATTCAAATATTCCATCTCAAAGTTTCTACCCAAATTCACCTCATTATGCACATATGCATACAAGTTTCAGCAGTGATTGGGAAATTTTTGAAGCAGTAAAAATTCAGGAACTGGAGGAAGTCAAAGCCAGAGCTGCCCAAATGGAGAAGACCATGCGCTGGTGGTCAGATTGCACTGCTAACTGGAGGGAGAAATGGAGCAAAGTTagaggagaaagaaataaagcacGAGAGGAAGCAAGACAATTGAGAATCAAACTAGACAGTGTCATAAAAGAGCTAAGtgtacttaaaaaaataaatcaggatTTAGTAAGTGAGAAGGAAAACTTAGAAAATGGAACTGCTTGGAAAATGGAATGCTGTTGCTCAGAAATATCCTGtattaaaaaagaacaaagccTGTTAATGTTTCTGGAACCAGAACCTCCAAAAGACCTAACCAAAATCATCACAATTCCTGGGGCAGAAGACACAAAGAAG gaTGTAAACAAAGGCCAAAGCAATGACAATAAAAAAATCACCACAAAGCCTCCCAATTTCTTCCCCAATGGACTTCCCAGCATCTATTTGGAGGACCCTAAAATAAGTTTGGGCACTACAGCTAAGAAAACAGAGAATGATTTAATACATGTATCAGTCTTAAATTTGCACTTGGCTGAGATGAGGAAAATCTTACAGAAGGAAAGAGA aATGAATGTATTTCTggagaaagaaatggaaaagatgGAAAACGAATTATTTctttggaaatggaaatatgAAGAACTGAGACAAACCAAGCTGGAAAGCCTGAAACAG ATGGAAAGAATGTGGTGTGAGAATGCCTCtgaatggggaaagagagagcGACTAGACGCAGAAAAACAAAGTTTGGAAGAAGAGACCAGAAAACTCAAAATGCAG
- the CCDC102B gene encoding coiled-coil domain-containing protein 102B isoform X5 produces the protein MMNQNINLDSIQKQMEEIEVFGNQTTQPDKLDRCWQPGDHLFHSNIPSQSFYPNSPHYAHMHTSFSSDWEIFEAVKIQELEEVKARAAQMEKTMRWWSDCTANWREKWSKVRGERNKAREEARQLRIKLDSVIKELSVLKKINQDLVSEKENLENGTAWKMECCCSEISCIKKEQSLLMFLEPEPPKDLTKIITIPGAEDTKKDVNKGQSNDNKKITTKPPNFFPNGLPSIYLEDPKISLGTTAKKTENDLIHVSVLNLHLAEMRKILQKEREMNVFLEKEMEKMENELFLWKWKYEELRQTKLESLKQMERMWCENASEWGKRERLDAEKQSLEEETRKLKMQMQMEKPGFPGL, from the exons ATGATGaatcaaaatattaatttagaCTCCATTCAGAAGCAAATGGAAGAGATAGAGGTTTTTGGGAACCAAACAACACAACCTGATAAATTAGATAGATGTTGGCAACCAGGTGACCATCTGTTTCATTCAAATATTCCATCTCAAAGTTTCTACCCAAATTCACCTCATTATGCACATATGCATACAAGTTTCAGCAGTGATTGGGAAATTTTTGAAGCAGTAAAAATTCAGGAACTGGAGGAAGTCAAAGCCAGAGCTGCCCAAATGGAGAAGACCATGCGCTGGTGGTCAGATTGCACTGCTAACTGGAGGGAGAAATGGAGCAAAGTTagaggagaaagaaataaagcacGAGAGGAAGCAAGACAATTGAGAATCAAACTAGACAGTGTCATAAAAGAGCTAAGtgtacttaaaaaaataaatcaggatTTAGTAAGTGAGAAGGAAAACTTAGAAAATGGAACTGCTTGGAAAATGGAATGCTGTTGCTCAGAAATATCCTGtattaaaaaagaacaaagccTGTTAATGTTTCTGGAACCAGAACCTCCAAAAGACCTAACCAAAATCATCACAATTCCTGGGGCAGAAGACACAAAGAAG gaTGTAAACAAAGGCCAAAGCAATGACAATAAAAAAATCACCACAAAGCCTCCCAATTTCTTCCCCAATGGACTTCCCAGCATCTATTTGGAGGACCCTAAAATAAGTTTGGGCACTACAGCTAAGAAAACAGAGAATGATTTAATACATGTATCAGTCTTAAATTTGCACTTGGCTGAGATGAGGAAAATCTTACAGAAGGAAAGAGA aATGAATGTATTTCTggagaaagaaatggaaaagatgGAAAACGAATTATTTctttggaaatggaaatatgAAGAACTGAGACAAACCAAGCTGGAAAGCCTGAAACAG ATGGAAAGAATGTGGTGTGAGAATGCCTCtgaatggggaaagagagagcGACTAGACGCAGAAAAACAAAGTTTGGAAGAAGAGACCAGAAAACTCAAAATGCAG
- the CCDC102B gene encoding coiled-coil domain-containing protein 102B isoform X3, with protein MMNQNINLDSIQKQMEEIEVFGNQTTQPDKLDRCWQPGDHLFHSNIPSQSFYPNSPHYAHMHTSFSSDWEIFEAVKIQELEEVKARAAQMEKTMRWWSDCTANWREKWSKVRGERNKAREEARQLRIKLDSVIKELSVLKKINQDLVSEKENLENGTAWKMECCCSEISCIKKEQSLLMFLEPEPPKDLTKIITIPGAEDTKKDVNKGQSNDNKKITTKPPNFFPNGLPSIYLEDPKISLGTTAKKTENDLIHVSVLNLHLAEMRKILQKEREMNVFLEKEMEKMENELFLWKWKYEELRQTKLESLKQMERMWCENASEWGKRERLDAEKQSLEEETRKLKMQSPTFLPAWMQLRLQMELWIQIMKLI; from the exons ATGATGaatcaaaatattaatttagaCTCCATTCAGAAGCAAATGGAAGAGATAGAGGTTTTTGGGAACCAAACAACACAACCTGATAAATTAGATAGATGTTGGCAACCAGGTGACCATCTGTTTCATTCAAATATTCCATCTCAAAGTTTCTACCCAAATTCACCTCATTATGCACATATGCATACAAGTTTCAGCAGTGATTGGGAAATTTTTGAAGCAGTAAAAATTCAGGAACTGGAGGAAGTCAAAGCCAGAGCTGCCCAAATGGAGAAGACCATGCGCTGGTGGTCAGATTGCACTGCTAACTGGAGGGAGAAATGGAGCAAAGTTagaggagaaagaaataaagcacGAGAGGAAGCAAGACAATTGAGAATCAAACTAGACAGTGTCATAAAAGAGCTAAGtgtacttaaaaaaataaatcaggatTTAGTAAGTGAGAAGGAAAACTTAGAAAATGGAACTGCTTGGAAAATGGAATGCTGTTGCTCAGAAATATCCTGtattaaaaaagaacaaagccTGTTAATGTTTCTGGAACCAGAACCTCCAAAAGACCTAACCAAAATCATCACAATTCCTGGGGCAGAAGACACAAAGAAG gaTGTAAACAAAGGCCAAAGCAATGACAATAAAAAAATCACCACAAAGCCTCCCAATTTCTTCCCCAATGGACTTCCCAGCATCTATTTGGAGGACCCTAAAATAAGTTTGGGCACTACAGCTAAGAAAACAGAGAATGATTTAATACATGTATCAGTCTTAAATTTGCACTTGGCTGAGATGAGGAAAATCTTACAGAAGGAAAGAGA aATGAATGTATTTCTggagaaagaaatggaaaagatgGAAAACGAATTATTTctttggaaatggaaatatgAAGAACTGAGACAAACCAAGCTGGAAAGCCTGAAACAG ATGGAAAGAATGTGGTGTGAGAATGCCTCtgaatggggaaagagagagcGACTAGACGCAGAAAAACAAAGTTTGGAAGAAGAGACCAGAAAACTCAAAATGCAG